A genomic segment from Gossypium hirsutum isolate 1008001.06 chromosome D04, Gossypium_hirsutum_v2.1, whole genome shotgun sequence encodes:
- the LOC107955174 gene encoding uncharacterized protein isoform X1, with the protein MYLGDEHGMVYVLKYDADQRKLTNLPYYVPTNVIAEEAGISSPNHPSVVGVLPQPCSQGNRVLIAYVNGLIVIWDVSDDKVVLVRGNKDLQLQGETASGSPENKNLEVSDCVSESDKVEKEISSLCWASNDGSILAVGYVDGDIMFWALPTATSKNNQQASKSHKNVVKLQLSSGEKRLPVIVLHWSENQSHSARGCKIFFYGGDQIGSKETLTILDLECPSGIESLKCVSHVDITPNGSFADMVLFPTVGEMENGGSLLFVLTNPGQLLVYDDACLAAFNSQDEKKPCVSSGQYVMPIPIVAPCMTVSKLSLVDRDGEFSKALTKIVSTAKLKAPHTPIRSSKKWPLTGGIPSRLPEAADYEVERVYMAGYQDGSVRMWDATYPALSLIFVLGAEIYGKVPGIDIAGASAPVSALEICSFTQSVAIGNECGMVCLFKLTGTSNEMSLNIVTETEKKVHTLHQADGLQCMALFSLFSSPVCLLQSTEFGNRLAVGLKCGRVAVLDVGTSSVLFITDSLSRSNCSVSSLAMISFTDTNTLINNSKDSTSTNLNDGEKGLVFIMTRDAYLAVLDGRTGHMVSSQSIPQKKESSAISMYILEGGNIVSSTVISESKNEPAHSSTDPEIAPVEPKSETAAQVAYLGQRSKSLLILLCFEDALHLHSLKSVIKGTCDSIREVNLKQCCWTSAIKIDDKECGLVLLCRTGIIEIRSLTKLEVMGQSSLMTILRWNFTANMEKMACSSNRGQIVLINGCEFAAVSILALENDFRIPDSLPCFHDTVLAAAFDATVKSEDTSHGILGGIFKGLIGGKQDRNMQIKEACRNDFPQLESIFSSPPFLKPSTASTDDKEVINLNIDDILIDEKITVFPKSETINNDEKNKRERLFEGSSTDAKPTVRSVYEIRAKYRGPEDAAAAAARARDRLIERQEKLERINDRSQELQNEAENFASIAHQLARKMEKKKWWNI; encoded by the exons AT GTATCTTGGAGATGAGCACGGAATGGTGTATGTTTTAAAGTATGATGCTGACCAACGCAAGCTTACCAACCTGCCCTATTATGTTCCCACAAATGTTATAGCTG AAGAGGCTGGAATTTCATCACCAAATCATCCTTCTGTTGTTGGAGTTCTCCCCCAACCTTGTTCTCAGGGAAATAG AGTACTGATTGCTTACGTGAATGGGTTGATTGTCATCTGGGATGTTTCTGATGATAAAGTTGTTCTAGTTAGAGGCAATAAGGATCTTCAATTGCAAGGTGAAACAGCATCTGGTTCCCCAGAAAATAAAAACCTTGAGGTTTCTGATTGTGTATCAGAAAGTGATAAAGTGGAGAAAGAGATAAGCTCTCTTTGTTGGGCATCTAATGACGGGTCAATTCTCGCAGTTGGTTATGTAGATGGGGATATCATGTTTTGGGCCCTACCAACTGCTACCTCTAAAAATAATCAGCAAgcttcaaaatctcacaaaaatgtTGTTAAACTACAATTATCATCAGGAGAGAAACGACTTCCAGTCATTGTTTTACATTGGTCTGAAAACCAATCCCATAGTGCTCGTGGTTGcaagatttttttttatggagGTGATCAAATTGGATCTAAAGAAACTCTGACG ATCTTGGACCTTGAATGCCCTTCTGGAATAGAAAGTCTAAAATGTGTCAGCCACGTGGACATTACACCTAATGGCTCTTTTGCGGATATGGTTTTATTTCCAACTGTTGGAGAGATGGAGAATGGTGGCAGTTTGTTATTTGTGTTGACAAATCCAGGGCAATTGCTTGTTTATGATGATGCATGCTTGGCTGCCTTCAATTCCCAGGATGAGAAAAAGCCTTGTGTTTCTTCAGGACAGTATGTTATGCCAATACCCATTGTTGCTCCATGCATGACTGTGAGTAAGCTTAGTTTAGTTGACAGAGATGGGGAATTTTCGAAGGCTCTTACCAAG ATAGTATCAACTGCAAAGCTTAAAGCACCACATACTCCAATTAGATCGAGTAAAAAGTGGCCTTTGACTGGTGGTATTCCTAGCCGTCTTCCTGAAGCTGCAGATTATGAAGTTGAAAGAGTATATATGGCAGGTTACCAGGATGGATCTGTTCGAATGTGGGATGCTACCTACCCTGCTCTTTCACTTATCTTTGTTTTAGGAGCTGAG ATATATGGAAAGGTTCCAGGCATTGATATTGCTGGTGCAAGTGCACCAGTTTCAGCATTGGAAATTTGCTCCTTCACTCAAAGTGTAGCCATTGGCAATGAATGTGGTATG GTTTGTCTATTCAAGCTAACTGGAACTTCCAATGAAATGAGTTTGAACATTGTGACAGAAACGGAGAAAAAAG TCCATACCTTGCATCAAGCAGATGGTCTTCAATGCATGGCCTTGTTCTCGCTCTTCAGTTCTCCTGTCTGTTTGCTTCAATCTACAGAATTTGGTAATAGACTAGCAGTAGGACTTAAGTGTGGCCGG GTTGCAGTGCTTGATGTTGGTACATCTTCAGTGTTGTTCATTACAGATAGTTTGTCACGCTCAAACTGCTCTGTCAGTTCTTTGGCTATGATATCCTTTACAGATACCAATACCTTAATAAACAACTCAAAGGATTCTACATCCACGAATCTGAATGATGGCGAAAAGGGGTTGGTGTTCATAATGACCAGGGACGCTTACCTAGCTGTTTTAGATGGCAGAACTGGCCATATGGTTAGCTCTCAGTCAATACCTCAGAAAAAGGAGTCGAGTGCCATCTCCATGTACATTTTAG agGGTGGCAATATAGTTTCGTCAACAGTGATCAGTGAATCTAAAAATGAACCTGCACATTCTAGTACTGACCCTGAAATTGCTCCAGTGGAACCTAAATCTGAGACTGCTGCTCAAGTGGCATATCTTGGGCAGAGATCAAAAAGTTTACTCATCTTACTTTGTTTTGAGGATGCACTGCATTTACATTCTTTGAAGTCAGTTATTAAG GGGACCTGTGACTCCATCCGGGAAGTGAATCTTAAACAATGTTGTTGGACTTCAGCCATCAAGATAGATGACAAAGAGTGTGGATTGGTTCTGCTTTGCAGGACTGGAATCATTGAAATAAG GTCTTTGACAAAGCTTGAAGTGATGGGACAATCTTCTTTGATGACTATTCTTAGATGGAACTTCACAGCAAACATGGAAAAGATGGCATGTTCTTCAAATAGAGGGCAAATTGTACTG ATAAATGGGTGTGAATTTGCTGCTGTATCTATTCTGGCCCTTGAGAACGACTTCag GATTCCGGACTCTTTGCCTTGTTTTCATGATACAGTCCTAGCAGCTGCCTTCGATGCAACTGTTAAAAGTGAG GATACGTCCCATGGGATTTTAGGTGGTATTTTTAAGGGCTTAATAGGTGGTAAGCAGGATAGAAACATGCAAATTAAAGAAGCTTGCAGGAACGATTTCCCACAATTGGAGAGCATATTTTCTAGTCCCCCATTCTTAAAGCCTTCCACGGCCAGCACGGATGACAAAGAAGTCATCAATCTTAACATAG ATGACATCCTAATTGATGAGAAAATCACTGTCTTCCCTAAATctgagacaatcaataatgatgAGAAAA ATAAAAGAGAGAGACTATTTGAGGGTTCAAGTACTGATGCAAAACCAACAGTCAGATCAGTTTACGAGATCAGGGCCAAGTATCGAGGACCGGAG GATGCTGCGGCTGCGGCTGCACGGGCAAGGGACCGGCTTATAGAGCGGCAGGAAAAGCTTGAG AGGATCAATGACCGGTCACAAGAGCTACAAAACGAGGCAGAGAACTTTGCATCCATTGCACATCAACTTGCCaggaaaatggaaaagaaaaaatggtGGAATATATGA
- the LOC107955174 gene encoding uncharacterized protein isoform X2, protein MYLGDEHGMVYVLKYDADQRKLTNLPYYVPTNVIAEEAGISSPNHPSVVGVLPQPCSQGNRVLIAYVNGLIVIWDVSDDKVVLVRGNKDLQLQGETASGSPENKNLEVSDCVSESDKVEKEISSLCWASNDGSILAVGYVDGDIMFWALPTATSKNNQQASKSHKNVVKLQLSSGEKRLPVIVLHWSENQSHSARGCKIFFYGGDQIGSKETLTILDLECPSGIESLKCVSHVDITPNGSFADMVLFPTVGEMENGGSLLFVLTNPGQLLVYDDACLAAFNSQDEKKPCVSSGQYVMPIPIVAPCMTVSKLSLVDRDGEFSKALTKIVSTAKLKAPHTPIRSSKKWPLTGGIPSRLPEAADYEVERVYMAGYQDGSVRMWDATYPALSLIFVLGAEIYGKVPGIDIAGASAPVSALEICSFTQSVAIGNECGMVCLFKLTGTSNEMSLNIVTETEKKVHTLHQADGLQCMALFSLFSSPVCLLQSTEFGNRLAVGLKCGRVAVLDVGTSSVLFITDSLSRSNCSVSSLAMISFTDTNTLINNSKDSTSTNLNDGEKGLVFIMTRDAYLAVLDGRTGHMVSSQSIPQKKESSAISMYILEGGNIVSSTVISESKNEPAHSSTDPEIAPVEPKSETAAQVAYLGQRSKSLLILLCFEDALHLHSLKSVIKGTCDSIREVNLKQCCWTSAIKIDDKECGLVLLCRTGIIEIRSLTKLEVMGQSSLMTILRWNFTANMEKMACSSNRGQIVLINGCEFAAVSILALENDFRIPDSLPCFHDTVLAAAFDATVKRYVPWDFRWYF, encoded by the exons AT GTATCTTGGAGATGAGCACGGAATGGTGTATGTTTTAAAGTATGATGCTGACCAACGCAAGCTTACCAACCTGCCCTATTATGTTCCCACAAATGTTATAGCTG AAGAGGCTGGAATTTCATCACCAAATCATCCTTCTGTTGTTGGAGTTCTCCCCCAACCTTGTTCTCAGGGAAATAG AGTACTGATTGCTTACGTGAATGGGTTGATTGTCATCTGGGATGTTTCTGATGATAAAGTTGTTCTAGTTAGAGGCAATAAGGATCTTCAATTGCAAGGTGAAACAGCATCTGGTTCCCCAGAAAATAAAAACCTTGAGGTTTCTGATTGTGTATCAGAAAGTGATAAAGTGGAGAAAGAGATAAGCTCTCTTTGTTGGGCATCTAATGACGGGTCAATTCTCGCAGTTGGTTATGTAGATGGGGATATCATGTTTTGGGCCCTACCAACTGCTACCTCTAAAAATAATCAGCAAgcttcaaaatctcacaaaaatgtTGTTAAACTACAATTATCATCAGGAGAGAAACGACTTCCAGTCATTGTTTTACATTGGTCTGAAAACCAATCCCATAGTGCTCGTGGTTGcaagatttttttttatggagGTGATCAAATTGGATCTAAAGAAACTCTGACG ATCTTGGACCTTGAATGCCCTTCTGGAATAGAAAGTCTAAAATGTGTCAGCCACGTGGACATTACACCTAATGGCTCTTTTGCGGATATGGTTTTATTTCCAACTGTTGGAGAGATGGAGAATGGTGGCAGTTTGTTATTTGTGTTGACAAATCCAGGGCAATTGCTTGTTTATGATGATGCATGCTTGGCTGCCTTCAATTCCCAGGATGAGAAAAAGCCTTGTGTTTCTTCAGGACAGTATGTTATGCCAATACCCATTGTTGCTCCATGCATGACTGTGAGTAAGCTTAGTTTAGTTGACAGAGATGGGGAATTTTCGAAGGCTCTTACCAAG ATAGTATCAACTGCAAAGCTTAAAGCACCACATACTCCAATTAGATCGAGTAAAAAGTGGCCTTTGACTGGTGGTATTCCTAGCCGTCTTCCTGAAGCTGCAGATTATGAAGTTGAAAGAGTATATATGGCAGGTTACCAGGATGGATCTGTTCGAATGTGGGATGCTACCTACCCTGCTCTTTCACTTATCTTTGTTTTAGGAGCTGAG ATATATGGAAAGGTTCCAGGCATTGATATTGCTGGTGCAAGTGCACCAGTTTCAGCATTGGAAATTTGCTCCTTCACTCAAAGTGTAGCCATTGGCAATGAATGTGGTATG GTTTGTCTATTCAAGCTAACTGGAACTTCCAATGAAATGAGTTTGAACATTGTGACAGAAACGGAGAAAAAAG TCCATACCTTGCATCAAGCAGATGGTCTTCAATGCATGGCCTTGTTCTCGCTCTTCAGTTCTCCTGTCTGTTTGCTTCAATCTACAGAATTTGGTAATAGACTAGCAGTAGGACTTAAGTGTGGCCGG GTTGCAGTGCTTGATGTTGGTACATCTTCAGTGTTGTTCATTACAGATAGTTTGTCACGCTCAAACTGCTCTGTCAGTTCTTTGGCTATGATATCCTTTACAGATACCAATACCTTAATAAACAACTCAAAGGATTCTACATCCACGAATCTGAATGATGGCGAAAAGGGGTTGGTGTTCATAATGACCAGGGACGCTTACCTAGCTGTTTTAGATGGCAGAACTGGCCATATGGTTAGCTCTCAGTCAATACCTCAGAAAAAGGAGTCGAGTGCCATCTCCATGTACATTTTAG agGGTGGCAATATAGTTTCGTCAACAGTGATCAGTGAATCTAAAAATGAACCTGCACATTCTAGTACTGACCCTGAAATTGCTCCAGTGGAACCTAAATCTGAGACTGCTGCTCAAGTGGCATATCTTGGGCAGAGATCAAAAAGTTTACTCATCTTACTTTGTTTTGAGGATGCACTGCATTTACATTCTTTGAAGTCAGTTATTAAG GGGACCTGTGACTCCATCCGGGAAGTGAATCTTAAACAATGTTGTTGGACTTCAGCCATCAAGATAGATGACAAAGAGTGTGGATTGGTTCTGCTTTGCAGGACTGGAATCATTGAAATAAG GTCTTTGACAAAGCTTGAAGTGATGGGACAATCTTCTTTGATGACTATTCTTAGATGGAACTTCACAGCAAACATGGAAAAGATGGCATGTTCTTCAAATAGAGGGCAAATTGTACTG ATAAATGGGTGTGAATTTGCTGCTGTATCTATTCTGGCCCTTGAGAACGACTTCag GATTCCGGACTCTTTGCCTTGTTTTCATGATACAGTCCTAGCAGCTGCCTTCGATGCAACTGTTAAAA GATACGTCCCATGGGATTTTAGGTGGTATTTTTAA